Proteins encoded in a region of the Gemmatimonadota bacterium genome:
- a CDS encoding leucine-rich repeat domain-containing protein, producing MHLYKHVTLVGLIALFVAGPISADSHTDPDFNDDGIVNSSDYALFLAQWATKAGDENWDAKFDLHSDGVINSLDYALFIANWNKTFPIPPSEVLSVCDRTGAVRDSIVALAPVSTCGEVTAAHLSAIDSLRVNSASLTALKAGDFSGLTGLAYLDLRSNQLNSLPDGLFDDLTALTGLNLGGNQFTSIPSQLFTLTDLTHLYLWGNQLTGPVPVSELAKLSNLEVLSLSSNQFSGPIPVALTNMTNLTHLYLHRNELSGGIPSELANLSNLERLYLYRNQLSGEIPTELANLSNLTHLYLFDNQLSGEIPTELANLSNLEYLYLWGNQLSGEIPVELTRITNLKGLRIARNQLTGGIPPELGNLSNLEQLSLDNNPLGGSIPVELGNLSNLQRLNLSRNQLSGEIPTELGNLSNLTYLNLGVNQL from the coding sequence ATGCATCTGTATAAGCACGTAACACTTGTCGGACTCATTGCACTCTTTGTCGCAGGTCCAATCTCTGCGGATTCGCATACTGACCCTGACTTTAACGACGATGGGATCGTCAATTCATCGGACTATGCATTGTTCTTGGCGCAATGGGCAACGAAGGCAGGTGACGAAAATTGGGATGCGAAGTTCGATCTGCACAGTGATGGGGTCATCAACTCATTGGACTACGCGCTCTTTATTGCCAATTGGAACAAGACATTTCCAATACCACCGAGCGAGGTATTGTCGGTGTGTGACCGCACGGGTGCGGTGCGCGATTCGATTGTGGCATTAGCACCAGTAAGCACGTGTGGGGAAGTGACAGCGGCGCATCTGTCTGCGATAGATTCTCTTCGTGTGAATAGCGCAAGCCTCACAGCCTTGAAGGCTGGCGATTTTTCTGGCCTAACTGGTTTGGCATATCTCGACCTGCGGTCAAACCAACTCAATAGCCTGCCCGATGGTCTCTTCGACGACCTGACTGCGCTGACAGGGCTGAATCTGGGTGGCAACCAATTCACCTCAATCCCTTCCCAATTGTTCACCCTGACTGATCTGACTCACCTGTATCTTTGGGGCAATCAGTTGACTGGTCCTGTTCCGGTTTCCGAATTGGCCAAACTATCCAATCTTGAAGTGCTGAGTCTTAGCAGCAATCAGTTCAGTGGTCCGATTCCTGTGGCATTGACCAACATGACCAACCTCACACACTTATATCTTCATAGAAATGAGTTGAGTGGTGGTATTCCCTCCGAATTGGCCAACCTGTCTAACCTTGAGCGGCTGTATCTTTATAGGAATCAGTTGAGTGGAGAGATTCCAACTGAATTGGCCAACCTTTCCAATCTCACGCACCTGTATCTTTTTGATAATCAGTTGAGTGGAGAGATCCCAACTGAATTGGCCAACCTGTCTAACCTTGAGTATCTATATCTTTGGGGCAATCAGTTGAGTGGTGAAATCCCCGTGGAACTGACCCGCATAACCAACCTTAAGGGGTTACGTATTGCCCGCAACCAGTTGACTGGTGGTATTCCCCCCGAATTGGGCAACCTATCCAATCTTGAGCAACTGAGTCTTGATAATAATCCGTTGGGTGGTTCGATTCCCGTGGAACTGGGCAACCTATCCAACCTTCAGCGGCTGAATCTTAGCCGCAATCAGTTGAGTGGTGAGATACCAACTGAATTGGGCAACTTATCTAATCTCACTTACCTGAATCTCGGCGTGAATCAATTAA